In a genomic window of Penaeus chinensis breed Huanghai No. 1 chromosome 30, ASM1920278v2, whole genome shotgun sequence:
- the LOC125041328 gene encoding tyrosine-protein phosphatase 10D-like isoform X3: MVVEEVAREELYPGRNYSVSVSAVSNNIESEAVSLYIVTKPASPIIEELQPIPQGLNISWKSDVTSRQDKYAVVYIRNDTGEPVTRIIEEEHVLLEDLFPGAGYEIKVYAISHNQWSEPHVYFQAVYPNPVRNLTISDTTNTSVTLAWQPPIESLFTHYIVRSRTVESRDWVVLQAVNKTVAIVDHLQPGERYVIQVRSVSHYVESFTPQEVEQTVPPNPVRGITPILDSQNITFEWPRPEGRIDLYTIIWWNDATPDRKKSKEIPGTQATEGIERKLTILIGELRPGELYHFQVYTTAHEVNSKVAELSSRTMPVITSDITIVNQLETRSFTIRYTPTPRSVATFDTYRFMLSDPSIPVKEKSAVDDDRKIIFNGLVPGRLYNITAWTVSGGVTSQPLIRQDRLYPEPVSNISASYISDTEITLSWSKPNGDYDSFEVQYLRDNDLFTNSTKQDSITITRLRPHRNYTFTVLTRAGSTRKSTPVSVAFTTSESTPGKVDEFEPIEVKPNQVTFRWSLPPDEQNGVLLGFNIRYGIKDTAPVNVKHFKPDELIGVIPNLIPGKTYAFQIEATTKIGSGRIKYWEETMPVWPPPQPGIQVFPTEVSRTSTTIRIRYRKNYFSNQYGQVVGYTIIVAEDYSKKSEGLELPAWQDVQSYKFWPPYQVAEMYYPFNKSSVEDFTIGIEEDCDTRSGYCNGPLKPGTTYRVKIRAYTERTKFADTHFSHSITTDSESGNVGLAVAIPVLLLVLIVVIVMIIRRRRSCGFTKRAPDPGSDMHSLPDSIIETSRPVKLQDFVAHYRFMSADSEYHFSEEYEALSHVGCDLQRNAAYMSVNRPKNRFTNILPYDHSRFKLQPTDDEEGSDYVNANYVPGYNSPREFIVSQGPLLSTRDDFWRMCWESNSRAIVMLTRCIEKGREKCDHYWPYNTQPVRYGDIQVTILNESRFPDWTISEFRVCKGDVCRVVRHFHFTTWPDFGVPDPPQTLVRFVRAFRERVGPDQKPIVVHCSAGVGRSGTFIALDRILFSLRTSDYVDIFGIVYEMRRERVSMVQTEQQYICIHQCLLAVLEGRENEHPVHEIHDNQGYEDDEGIVESGM, translated from the exons GTGAACCTGTTACACGGATAATAGAGGAGGAGCATGTTCTGTTAGAGGATCTATTCCCAGGAGCTGGATATGAGATTAAAGTGTATGCCATATCACACAACCAGTGGAGTGAACCTCATGTATACTTTCAAGCAGTGT ACCCAAATCCTGTTCGCAATCTGACAATCAGTGACACCACAAATACTTCTGTGACCTTAGCATGGCAGCCCCCAATAGAGTCCTTATTCACGCACTATATTGTTAG GTCCCGAACTGTTGAATCAAGAGACTGGGTTGTACTGCAAGCAGTTAATAAAACTGTAGCAATTGTTGACCACTTGCAGCCAGGAGAGCGTTATGTAATACAAGTTCGTTCAGTCTCTCATTATGTTGAAAGTTTCACTCCTCAAGAAGTTGAGCAAACTGTTC CACCAAACCCTGTAAGAGGAATTACTCCAATTCTTGATTCTCAGAATATTACCTTTGAATGGCCTAGACCAGAGGGCCGAATTGATTTATATACTATTATTTGGTGGAATGATGCTACTCCAGATAGAAAG AAATCGAAAGAAATTCCAGGGACCCAGGCAActgaaggaatagagagaaagttgACCATTTTGATTGGAGAGCTGAGGCCAGGAGAGCTGTATCATTTCCAGGTGTATACCACTGCTCATGAAGTGAACAGCAAGGTTGCAGAACTCTCTAGCAGAACAA tgcCTGTCATCACATCAGATATAACTATTGTTAACCAGCTAGAAACCAGATCATTCACTATCAGGTATACTCCAACGCCACGCTCTGTAGCAACTTTTGACACCTACAGATTCATGCTATCTGATCCATCTATACCTGTTAAGGAGAAATCAGCAGTCGATGATGATCGTaag ataATATTCAATGGACTAGTGCCAGGTCGTTTGTATAACATCACAGCCTGGACAGTATCAGGAGGTGTAACAAGCCAGCCACTCATACGCCAAGATCGACTGTATCCTGAACCTGTCTCAAACATCAGTGCTTCATACATATCAGATACTGAAATTACTTTATCATGGAGTAAACCAAATGGAGATTATGATTCATTCGAG GTGCAATATCTCCGCGATAATGACCTCTTTACCAATAGCACAAAGCAGGATTCCATTACCATCACGAGATTGCGACCACATCGAAATTATACTTTTACAGTCCTTACTAGAGCTGGAAGCACTAGGAAGTCAACACCTGTGTCTGTAGCATTTACAACAAGTGAAAGCACTCCTGGGAAG gTTGACGAATTTGAACCAATTGAAGTAAAACCAAACCAAGTCACATTTAGGTGGTCATTGCCCCCTGATGAGCAAAATGGTGTTCTTTTAGGCTTCAACATTAGATATGGAATCAAG gatACTGCTCCAGTAAATGTAAAACATTTTAAGCCTGATGAACTGATTGGTGTAATCCCAAATCTCATCCCTGGGAAAACTTACGCCTTCCAAATAGAGGCCACGACAAAGATTGGTTCTGGACGCATAAAATATTGGGAAGAAACCATGCCAGTTTGGC CACCTCCTCAACCAGGCATTCAGGTTTTCCCAACAGAAGTATCCCGTACCTCAACTACTATTCGTATTCGTTACCGGAAAAATTATTTTTCCAACCAATATGGGCAAGTTGTTGGATACACCATCATCGTTGCAGAAGATTATTCCAAGAAATCAGAAGGTCTTGAGTTGCCTGCCTGGCAAGATGTTCAGAGCTATAAATTCTGGCCTCCATATCAG gtTGCAGAAATGTACTATCCATTTAACAAATCATCAGTTGAAGATTTTACTATTGGGATTGAGGAGGACTGTGATACTCGTTCTGGTTATTGTAATGGACCACTTAAACCAGGAACTACATACAGGGTTAAGATACGAGCTTATACAGAAAGAACTAAGTTTGCTGACACACACTTCAGTCATTCAATTACAACAG attcAGAGAGTGGGAATGTTGGGTTAGCAGTGGCAATCCCAGTCCTCCTCCTTGTGTTGAttgtagttatagtaatgatcataagacGACGCAGATCTTGTGGATTCACAAAAAGGGCTCCAGATCCAGGCAGTGACATGCATTCTCTTCCAGATTCTATAATAGAAACAAG CCGTCCAGTGAAGTTGCAAGACTTCGTAGCACATTACAGATTTATGTCTGCAGACTCAGAGTACCACTTCTCAGAAGAATATGAAGCGCTCAGTCATGTTGGATGTGATCTCCAGCGCAATGCTGCATATATGTCTGTCAATCGCCCAAAGAATCGTTTCACAAATATTTTGCCTTATGACCATTCTCGCTTCAAATTGCAACCCACAGATGATGAAGAGGGGTCTGATTACGTCAATGCAAATTATGTACCA ggTTATAATTCTCCAAGAGAGTTCATAGTAAGCCAAGGTCCTCTCTTATCCACCCGGGATGATTTCTGGAGAATGTGTTGGGAAAGTAATTCACGTGCTATTGTGATGCTGACGCGCTGTATAGAAAAG GGTCGTGAAAAATGTGACCATTATTGGCCCTATAACACACAACCTGTTCGTTACGGAGATATTCAAGTGACTATCCTTAATGAGAGTCGTTTCCCAGACTGGACCATCTCGGAATTCAGAGTTTGCAAG GGAGATGTTTGTCGAGTGGTTCGGCACTTCCACTTTACAACCTGGCCAGATTTTGGTGTCCCTGACCCACCGCAAACACTGGTCAGATTTGTACGAGCTTTCAGAGAAAGAGTTGGTCCAGATCAGAAGCCAATTGTTGTGCACTGCag TGCTGGTGTTGGGAGATCTGGAACTTTCATTGCCTTGGACAGGATATTATTCAGCCTTCGCACATCTGACTATGTGGATATATTTGGTATTGTATACGAGATGAGGCGAGAAAGAGTATCTATGGTACAAACTGAGCAGCAGTATATATGCATCCACCAGTGCCTTCTAGCTGttttagaaggaagagaaaatgaacacCCAGTACATGAAATTCATGATAATCAGGGTTATGAAG ATGATGAAGGGATAGTGGAGTCGGGTATGTGA